Proteins encoded together in one Impatiens glandulifera chromosome 1, dImpGla2.1, whole genome shotgun sequence window:
- the LOC124922728 gene encoding WUSCHEL-related homeobox 11-like yields the protein MDDKNVQDHNGSERTEPVRSRWTPKPEQILILESIFNGGMVNPPKEETIRIRKLLEKFGSVGDANVFYWFQNRRSRSRRRQRQIQNEQQQKDKTLYFQSTIPYSGPTVGFGSSGSNLGFAGSSTTAAGGGNSCGFEDIYGYTGQIYLPEIEHNSGIQTLDSSNSQFHHHTGFITVFINGVQTEVPSGSIDMKSMFGENVVLIHSSGITVPFNEYGFLLHTLQHGESYFLVSYHS from the exons ATGGATGACAAGAATGTTCAAGATCATAATGGATCAGAAAGAACCGAACCGGTCCGATCAAGATGGACACCTAAACCTGAACAAATACTAATACTTGAATCCATATTCAACGGCGGTATGGTAAACCCACCAAAAGAAGAAACCATAAGAATCAGAAAACTCCTCGAGAAATTCGGTTCCGTCGGAGACGCCAACGTTTTCTATTGGTTTCAAAACCGCCGTTCCCGTTCCCGTCGCCGACAGCGCCAAATCCAAAACGAACAGCAACAGAAAGACAAAACCCTTTATTTTCAGTCAACCATTCCTTACTCGGGTCCCACAGTCGGGTTCGGAAGCAGCGGGTCGAATCTGGGTTTTGCCGGATCTTCTACCACCGCCGCGGGCGGTGGCAATAGCTGCGGGTTTGAAGATATTTACGGTTATACCGGTCAAATTTATTTGCCGGAAATTGAGCATAACTCCGGCATCCAAACCCTCGACTCCTCCAATTCGCAGTTTCATCATCATACCG GGTTTATAACAGTGTTCATCAATGGAGTTCAGACTGAGGTTCCAAGCGGGTCAATTGATATGAAATCTATGTTTGGTGAAAATGTTGTTTTAATCCATTCTTCTGGAATCACTGTTCCTTTCAATGAATATGGCTTCCTACTGCACACCTTACAACATGGTGAAAGCTATTTTTTGGTAAGCTACCACTCCTAA